Proteins found in one Pelmatolapia mariae isolate MD_Pm_ZW linkage group LG7, Pm_UMD_F_2, whole genome shotgun sequence genomic segment:
- the tes gene encoding testin — protein MEIERELKKVTLGHEFGAGAACLKCKDKCEGFELHFWRKICRNCKCGITEHDVAMNSEENKKVGKLFEDTKYTGLIAKLKTDGIPSYQGNMVTITLPSPATAYTVPPSATSTVVPPSARAGSVSPSATAGSVSPSATAGSAPSAGASAGSTGIGVQGQARVQPVPASATPVRASKVPVTVSATSANVVPVPKDVPMKTVTYEWAPPVANKYLAVRYIELLPPEKRPVAGTEGAAYRRQQMARQLPEHDQDPSRCHELSPAEVKQMQQYVRKYKDEALGVGDVMLPEEMALVQAGGLGGSGVGVGGAPSAGGAEFGPRGGAAAGSIGGGGGAGYKPEAGVAGVGFGSGPGAAGPGVGAGGGGGFGTAAGAVGAGGGFGPAAGGVGAGGGLGSAAGGVGGGFGTAAGGVGAGSGLGSAAGGVGAGGGPLSGPGVGPSAGFGPAGGAMGTTATAGAMSVPGAQQAGLPQQNFSCHQCQQPMRKGEPAVYAERAGYDKMWHPACFVCCTCSELLVDMIYFWKKGKMYCGRHYGDSEKPRCGGCDELIFSNEYTQAEGQNWHLKHFCCFECDCILAGETYVMENDKPVCKPCYMKNYAVKCSSCQNAVEPEAQRVSYGDYHWHAEPQCFKCSGCSKCLIGQRFMAVKNFLFCSVECKKKIMA, from the exons AAAGATATGCCGAAACTGCAAATGTGGCATCACAGAGCATGATGTGGCGATGAACTCGGAGGAGAACAAGAAGGTAGGCAAGCTGTTTGAGGACACCAAGTACACCGGCCTCATCGCCAAGCTGAAGACGGATGGGATCCCCAGCTACCAGGGCAACATGGTGACCATCACTTTGCCTAGCCCTGCCACTGCTTACACGGTACCACCCAGTGCGACCTCTACTGTTGTGCCCCCTTCTGCCAGAGCCGGCTCTGTATCCCCGTCTGCCACAGCTGGTTCTGTGTCCCCGTCTGCCACAGCTGGTTCTGCACCCTCAGCTGGAGCCTCTGCAGGTTCGACAGGCATTGGGGTTCAGGGTCAGGCTCGGGTTCAGCCTGTACCAGCCAGTGCCACACCAGTCAGGGCTAGCAAAGTGCCAGTCACTGTCAGTGCCACATCAGCCAACGTAGTGCCAGTTCCTAAAGATGTACCAATGAAGACTGTCACCTATGAGTGGGCACCACCAGTGGCTAACAAGTACCTG gCTGTGCGTTATATTGAGTTGCTCCCACCAGAGAAACGCCCAGTGGCTGGTACAGAGGGAGCTGCTTACCGTCGGCAGCAGATGGCCCGACAGCTGCCTGAACACGACCAGGACCCGTCCAGGTGTCATGAGCTGAGCCCTGCTGAGGTCAAGCAGATGCAGCAATACGTTCGCAAGTACAAGGATGAAGCCCTGGGGGTTGGAGATGTCATGCTGCCTGAAGAGATGGCTCTGGTTCAGGCAGGAGGGCTGGGTGGATCTGGTGTTGGGGTTGGAGGGGCACCTAGTGCAGGAGGGGCTGAGTTTGGACCTAGaggtggtgctgctgctgggagtattggtggaggtggaggtgctGGCTATAAACCAGAGGCTGGGGTTGCTGGAGTTGGATTTGGTTCAGGGCCTGGAGCTGCAGGACCTGGTGTTGGGgctggaggtggtggtggttttGGAACTGCAGCTGGTGCAGTTGGAGCTGGTGGTGGTTTTGGACCTGCAGCTGGTGGAGTTGGAGCTGGTGGTGGTTTGGGATCTGCAGCTGGTGGAGTTGGAGGTGGTTTTGGAACTGCAGCTGGTGGAGTTGGAGCTGGTAGTGGTTTGGGATCTGCAGCTGGTGGAGttggagctggtggtggaccaCTTTCAGGGCCTGGCGTTGGACCATCTGCAGGCTTTGGGCCAGCTGGAGGAGCCATGGGTACCACTGCCACCGCTGGAGCCATGAGTGTCCCTGGAGCTCAGCAAGCTGGACTACCACAACAGAACTTt TCATGCCATCAGTGCCAGCAGCCCATGCGTAAGGGTGAGCCAGCTGTCTATGCTGAGCGGGCCGGTTATGACAAGATGTGGCACCCAGCATGCTTCGTCTGCTGTACCTGTAGCGAACTGCTGGTGGACATGATCTACTTCTGGAAGAAAGGCAAGATGTACTGTGGACGGCACTATGGAGACAGCGAGAAGCCACGATGTGGAGGCTGTGATGAG CTGATCTTCAGTAACGAGTACACTCAGGCTGAGGGTCAGAACTGGCATCTGAagcatttctgctgttttgaaTGTGACTGCATTCTGGCTGGAGAGACGTATGTTATGGAGAATGACAAGCCTGTCTGCAAGCCCTGCTACATGAAGAACTATGCTGTG AAATGCTCATCCTGCCAGAATGCAGTGGAGCCCGAGGCCCAGAGGGTTTCCTATGGTGATTATCACTGGCATGCCGAGCCACAGTGCTTCAAGTGCTCCGGCTGCTCCAAATGCCTGATTGGCCAGCGCTTCATGGCAGTGAAGAACTTCCTGTTCTGCTCTGTGGAGTGCAAGAAGAAAATCATGGCTTAA